In one window of Allorhodopirellula heiligendammensis DNA:
- a CDS encoding DEAD/DEAH box helicase: protein MPDGNHLDIADTTSVRLAFDQGTLLLNGVSRIFIERLWPVDLWTFDARGRNNTDGLGDHDPANALHQWRTDAVHYRRIRADLDHSLAAQSWIDEVPQWHEVRYRRCELHPPRPDQQDAIDAWSDRRRGVIVMPTGTGKTEVALRAMASCQCATLIVSPVRDLMYQWHTRILAATRIDAGIIGDGVHRVSPLSVTTYDSAAIHMPRLGNQFQLIIFDECHHLPGAMRQDAARMSAAPFRMGLTATPERRDGNHTLLDDLIGPRVYTQAIASARGRTLAKYDIHRISVHLSEQERYRYEALSRRVGDYLAERRKDEPNYDWQTLCRESGRDPGARAAMQAFHAKRSIEDRAEEKLRIIEDLFRLHAGEPVIVFCGSNAMARDVSTRFLIPCLLSHCRKRERQEILEGLRAGRYPALVANRVLDEGVDLPEVNVAIVIGGGSGTRQAVQRLGRVLRKNAFGRACFYEIVTAGTRDEQRSRDRRRDDAFHKQ from the coding sequence ATGCCTGACGGCAATCACCTCGACATCGCGGACACAACTTCGGTCAGGTTGGCTTTCGACCAAGGGACACTGTTGCTCAACGGCGTGAGTCGAATCTTCATCGAGCGCCTATGGCCGGTGGACCTGTGGACATTTGATGCTCGTGGGAGGAACAACACGGACGGGTTAGGCGATCACGATCCGGCCAACGCGCTTCATCAGTGGCGAACCGATGCCGTTCACTATCGACGCATCCGAGCAGACCTAGATCACTCACTCGCGGCCCAATCCTGGATTGACGAGGTACCGCAATGGCACGAGGTACGCTATCGGCGTTGCGAGTTGCACCCGCCGCGCCCCGATCAGCAGGACGCGATCGATGCGTGGTCCGATCGCCGCCGTGGGGTCATCGTGATGCCCACTGGAACGGGAAAGACGGAAGTCGCACTGCGCGCGATGGCGAGCTGCCAATGCGCAACCCTCATCGTCTCACCCGTCCGCGATCTGATGTACCAATGGCACACTCGCATCTTGGCCGCCACACGGATTGATGCAGGGATCATCGGCGATGGCGTGCACCGCGTCAGTCCCCTCAGCGTGACAACCTATGATAGCGCCGCAATACACATGCCCCGGCTCGGCAATCAATTTCAACTCATCATCTTCGATGAGTGCCATCATCTGCCCGGTGCCATGCGACAAGACGCAGCCCGGATGAGCGCCGCCCCCTTCCGCATGGGATTGACGGCGACGCCCGAGCGACGCGACGGCAACCACACCCTGCTCGATGACCTGATCGGTCCCCGGGTGTATACGCAGGCGATCGCCTCGGCTCGAGGCAGAACGCTGGCGAAATATGATATTCATCGCATCTCCGTACACCTTTCCGAACAAGAACGATATCGCTATGAAGCACTCAGTCGCCGTGTCGGTGACTACCTCGCCGAGCGACGCAAGGACGAGCCCAACTACGACTGGCAGACGTTGTGCCGCGAAAGCGGTCGTGATCCGGGTGCACGGGCGGCCATGCAAGCTTTCCATGCCAAACGCTCGATCGAAGACCGCGCCGAAGAGAAACTTCGCATTATCGAAGATCTGTTTCGATTGCATGCCGGTGAACCAGTGATTGTGTTTTGTGGCTCCAACGCGATGGCTCGAGATGTGTCGACTCGATTCCTTATTCCCTGCTTGCTTAGCCATTGCCGTAAACGCGAGCGACAAGAAATTCTGGAGGGTCTGCGTGCGGGACGCTATCCGGCACTCGTCGCCAACCGCGTGCTTGACGAGGGTGTCGATCTTCCGGAAGTCAACGTGGCCATTGTGATTGGAGGTGGCAGTGGCACCCGGCAGGCAGTCCAGCGACTCGGACGCGTACTGCGTAAAAATGCGTTTGGCCGCGCGTGTTTCTATGAGATCGTCACCGCCGGGACTCGTGACGAGCAACGCTCGCGAGACCGCCGCCGCGATGACGCCTTTCACAAACAGTAG